A window of Pullulanibacillus sp. KACC 23026 genomic DNA:
ACCGCTCTTAGTATTCTAAACGTATGATGACGCTCCCCCTCAAAATAGAGAACAGCATCAACCATATGTTCAAGGAGACGCGGACCTGCAATAGCCCCATCCTTCGTGACGTGTCCAACAATAAAAGTGGCCACACCCCTCGTTTTCGCAAGGCGCATTAAATGGCCCGTGCACTCCCGAACCTGAGAAACACTTCCGGGAGCTGAGCTTACTTCAGGGTTATAGATGGTTTGTATCGAATCTATAATAAGAAAACCAGGATCTAAATCCTTTAAACGATTCTCTATTTCATATATATCCGTTTCAGCCAAAACATATAAGTTGTCCGACTGAATCCCTAATCTTTCCGCACGCATTTTTGTCTGTCGGACCGATTCTTCACCCGATATATATAAGACCTTTTGCCCAGTCTGCGCTAATTGATCCGATGCCTGCAGAAGAAGCGTTGACTTTCCTATCCCCGGGTCACCGCCAACTAAAACAAGAGACCCCTCAACCACCCCTCCGCCTAGAACACGATTAAATTCACTCATCTTCGTTAAGATACGGCGTTCATTGGTTTTCTCTATTTTTGTAATAGGGATGGGACGGCTTGTCTCACGCTGGGCATTCCGCTCAACCCGACCGCTTGACGCTTTGATCGTTTCCTCCACCATACTGTTCCAAGACTTGCAGCCCGGACATTTCCCCATCCATTTTGGGCTCTCATACCCGCATTCCTGGCAAAAAAAGACTGACTTGCTCTTAGCCATGTGATTCATCCTTTAAATTTAAAATAACCTTAGAATAATGTTTGCCCATCCATTCATTGTACCTAATTCAAATTTCTAACTGTGTGATAAATGTATAATACCGCTTTTACTTAAAGATTCGATTTAAATGACTCTTTTCTGTTCGGAGGCGCTCCAAACAATAAAACGCGCCTTCCTATAAGACGAGTTTGAGCCTAAAAAAGATTCACTTTTCGGGATTATTTTTTGTTGGAAAAACCTGTTAATTTAATCAAACTTCTTAAAAAATTGGCTCTACTAAAAAACGGTGTTGATTATCAATGAAAATAGGACCGCTCTCCGCAAGAGTCGAACCTTTTTTTATTGAAGCTCCTAAAAAATAAAGGGACTCGGCTAACCGGGTCCCTCTGTAACTTCATTATTCCTTATTTCCTAACAACAAACTCATTGCTCTCGTAATCTATAGTGACTTTCTCACCTTTTGAGATAGCCCCTTTTAACAATTCCTCTGATAGTTTATCTTCAACTTTTCTTTGAAGCGCACGTTTGAGCGGGCGCGCTCCATACTCTGGATCATAACCCTCTTCGGCAATTTTTTCTTTTGCTGCCTCGGTTAGATGAATCTCAATACCTTGGTTCTTTAAGCGGTCTTTTAAGTTGTCAGCAAGTAAGCCAACAATTTTCTTAAGGTGATCCTTGTTCAATTCGTGGAACACAATAATTTCATCGATCCGGTTCAGAAACTCCGGACGGAATGAGCGCTTAAGTTCATCTAATACCTTCGACTTCATTTCATTATAGGCTTCACCTTCTGTACCAACTGTAAAACCTAAATTTCGGTTTCGTTTTAAAGTACTGGCGCCCACATTTGAAGTCATAATTATAGCCGTATTACGAAAATCAACGGTACGACCTTTTGAATCGGTTAAACGACCGTCATCCAATACCTGAAGCAAGATATTAAAGACATCCGGATGGGCCTTCTCAATCTCGTCTAAAAGAATCACAGAGTAAGGTTTCTGCCTAACTTTTTCTGTCAATTGGCCGCCTTCTTCATGACCGACGTATCCAGGAGGCGATCCGACTAAGCGAGACGTTGTGTGCTTCTCCATGAATTCAGACATATCAATACGTATAATGGCGTCTTCATCACCAAATAGAGTTTCCGCTACCGCACGGGCAAGTTCTGTCTTCCCCACACCAGTTGGGCCAAGGAAGATAAAGGATCCAATCGGACGCTTTGGATCTTTAAGACCTGCACGAGCACGCCGAATGGCATGAGATACTGCTTTTACTGCTTCTTCTTGACCGATCACTCGATCATGCAAAATCTCTTCCATCTTAAGAAGGCGTTCACTCTCTTCCTCTTCAAGCTTACGAACAGGCACTCCCGTCCAGTTGGATACAACAATAGCGATGTCCTCTGGGGTGACTTCTGTATTTTCTCTGCCTTGCTTTTGCTTCCATTCAAGCTGATTTCGCTCAAGCTCTTCTTTAAGCTTCTGCTCGGTATCTCTTAGTGAAGCGGCTTTCTCGAATTCCTGACTTTGTACTGCTGCATCCTTTTCTTTCTTTACTTCTTCCAAGTGCTGTTCAAGCTCTTTAAGATTTGGCGGAGCAGTATAAGATCTTAGACGGACTTTGGACGCTGCCTCATCAATTAAATCAATCGCTTTATCTGGCAAAAAGCGGTCCGCAATATAACGATCTGATAATTGAACAGCGGCATCAATGGCATCATCTGTAATCTTTACTCGGTGATGAGCTTCATAACGATCTCTTAAGCCCTTTAGTATAAGAATAGACTCCTCTTTCGTCGGTTCTGACACTTTAATAGGCTGGAAGCGTCGCTCAAGGGCTGCATCTTTTTCAATATATTTACGATATTCATCGAGAGTTGTTGCCCCTATGCATTGAAGCTCACCGCGTGCAAGGGATGGCTTTAATATGTTAGACGCATCAATGGCCCCTTCTGCGCCCCCTGCACCAATTAAGGTGTGAAGTTCATCAATAAAAAGAATAATATTACCAGCCTGGCGAATTTCGTCCATCACTTTCTTCAATCGGTCTTCAAACTCACCACGATATTTGGTTCCCGCTACAACGGTTCCCATGTCAAGGGTCATAACACGCTTGTCACGCAGAATCTCAGGAACTTCATTATTAATAATTTGTTGGGCTAGCCCTTCCGCTATCGCTGTTTTACCAACACCAGGCTCCCCAATTAAAACCGGGTTGTTTTTGGTACGGCGACTGAGCACCTCTATCACACGCTCAATTTCCTTACCTCGACCAATAACTGGATCAAGACCGCCATCTTTAGCCTGAGCGGTTAGATCTCGAGCTAAGCTGTCCAAAGTTGGTGTATTGGCCCCTGAGCTGCCGCGTCCTTGCTGGGAAGAAGCGGATTCGTGGCTGCCAAGAAGTTGAAGAACCTGTTGACGCGCTTTGTTCAAGCTGACACCAAGGTTGTTCAGAACTCGTGCTGCCACACCTTCTCCTTCACGAATAAGCCCTAATAAAATATGTTCTGTCCCAACATATGAATGGCCAATTTTTCTCGCTTCATCCATGGAAAGCTCAATGACCTTCTTGGCTCTAGGTGTATAGTGAATCGTTTGGGAAGTATCACTTCCACGACCAATTAATGTCTCGACCTCTTTCTGGATTTTCTCAGGGTCAAGATTTAAGGCCTTTAAAGCTTTAGCTGCAATGCCTTCACCCTCACGAATCAAACCGAGCAGAATATGCTCTGTCCCAACATTGTTATGCCCTAAACGCACTGCTTCTTCTTGAGCGAGTGCTAATACCTTTTGTGCGCGTTCTGTAAATCGTCCAAACATCATATTCTGTCCGCCTCCCTATTCAATCTCCATGGCATTCTTCTAATTTAAGTCGCTCTCGGATAAGCGTTGCTCTTTTTATGTCACGCTCATCAGGTGTCAGCACTTCTTTAAAATACTGTTGCAGAAAACCAGGTTGAGTGAGAATCATTAATTCGTTTAATATAGAACGAGATACCCCTTTAATTAGTCCAAGGTCAATTCCTAGTCGGACATCAGATAAACATTTTGCAGCTTCTTTTGATTGAATAATTCGGCTATGCTCCAAAACGCCATAAGAGCGGAAAATTCGATCTTCAAGCTGAATCTTTGACATTTTTAAAAGATCCTTGCGTGCGAGCTTCTCTTGTTGAATCAACTGCATGACAACCCCGCGAAGGTCCTCCACAATGTCTTCCTCTGATTTCCCAAGTGTCATTTGATTGGAGATTTGAAAGACATTTCCTAATGCTTCACTGCCTTCACCATAAATCCCACGAACCACCAAACCAAACTGATTAATGGCAGGTGCGATGCGATTCATTCTTTGCGTCAGCATCAGAGCTGGAAGATGAACCATTACTGATGCTCGAAGCCCGGTTCCAACATTTGTTGGGCAGCTTGTTAAGTACCCGCGCTTCTCATCAAACGCGTAATCAAACTTTTCTTCAATCCAATCATCAATGCCATTTGCAAGCGTCAAAGCTTCATTTAATTGAAAGCCTGGAAATAAGCATTGGATTCTTATATGATCCTCTTCATTCACCATAATGCTAACCGATTCGTTCGCATTAATTAAGACGGCCCCGTACTCGGCATCCTCAGCAAGATTTGGACTGATTAAATGCTTTTCAACCAGGACACGCTTTTCGACCGGTTTTAGTTCATTCATGTTTACCCACTCAAACGGGCCAATCTTTCCATAATCCTCTCCTTCTAGTTTATCTTTTATAAAGGTTAAGGCTTTTTGGGCCTGATCCACAGAAGAAATAACAGGGAATGCAAAATCTTTTAGATTCCGTGCCAAACGAATTCGGCTGCTTAAGACAATTTCAGAATCTGGCCCTTCTCCTTGCATCCAATTACTTACGGCTTGATTAATGAATTTTTGAAGAGACATCATACATCCCCCCTATTTTCCAAAGCCCTGATTTCATCACGAACAGAGGCTGCCTTCTCAAATTCCTCTTCTATAATGAGCTGCTTAAGCTGGTCTTTAAGCTCGGCTATTCTACGCTTAACACCTATTGATTTTCCTGTCCGTTTAGGAATCTTCCCTAAATGGACAGTATTCCCACTATGCACTTTTCTTAAAATCGGATCTAATTTGGATTCAAACGCCTGATAGCATTCATCACAACCAAACTTCCCAATCTTAGTAAACTCGCGATATCTCAGACCACATTTCTCGCATTGAAGCTCTTCATGTTTACTTGCGTGCGAATTAGATTCACTCATGGGTTGATCAAAATTGAGCAGACCTGATAAAAGATTGTGGATGGAAAAAGCGCCTGAGCCCACCATCATATCGCTTAAGTCACCTTTTTCCTTCGCACATTGCTCACACAAATGAAATTCTTGCTTCTCCCCATTAATCACACGTGTAAAATGAAGCGTTGCAGGACGGATATGGCATTCTTGACATTCCACATTAATCTCCTCCCTTTAGTAATCACGCTTTATAATTTAAATTTTAAGGATTGAAGCATGGCCTTTACTATTTTGGCCCGCAATTGGTCTCTAACAGGAATACTTAAATCGATTACCGACCGATCAACTGCACTAATCATTAAGCGTGCCTCTCTATTGTTAATGACCCCTTCTTCTAAAAGGTGCAAGATCATGGCATGTGCTTGATTTTGGGTCAGGCGTTGATCAATTAGGGCTTCTATATGATTAATGAGTTCTCGGTCATCGTTCTTTGTTACTTTTATAATTCGAATGTATCCCCCGCCACCGCGCTTACTCTCGACAACATACCCTCTTTCAATAGAAAAACGGGTCTTCAACACATAATTAATCTGAGAGGGAACACATTGGAATTTCTCAGCAAGTTCGCTACGTTTAAGTTCAACCTCAGCTTTTTGCTTTAGAATATTCTTTATATGTTCTTCTATAATGTCTGATATATTTCTCAAATTCCTCTCACCCGCTTTTTGACTTTGACTATCTTTGACGTAAA
This region includes:
- the clpC gene encoding ATP-dependent protease ATP-binding subunit ClpC, whose product is MMFGRFTERAQKVLALAQEEAVRLGHNNVGTEHILLGLIREGEGIAAKALKALNLDPEKIQKEVETLIGRGSDTSQTIHYTPRAKKVIELSMDEARKIGHSYVGTEHILLGLIREGEGVAARVLNNLGVSLNKARQQVLQLLGSHESASSQQGRGSSGANTPTLDSLARDLTAQAKDGGLDPVIGRGKEIERVIEVLSRRTKNNPVLIGEPGVGKTAIAEGLAQQIINNEVPEILRDKRVMTLDMGTVVAGTKYRGEFEDRLKKVMDEIRQAGNIILFIDELHTLIGAGGAEGAIDASNILKPSLARGELQCIGATTLDEYRKYIEKDAALERRFQPIKVSEPTKEESILILKGLRDRYEAHHRVKITDDAIDAAVQLSDRYIADRFLPDKAIDLIDEAASKVRLRSYTAPPNLKELEQHLEEVKKEKDAAVQSQEFEKAASLRDTEQKLKEELERNQLEWKQKQGRENTEVTPEDIAIVVSNWTGVPVRKLEEEESERLLKMEEILHDRVIGQEEAVKAVSHAIRRARAGLKDPKRPIGSFIFLGPTGVGKTELARAVAETLFGDEDAIIRIDMSEFMEKHTTSRLVGSPPGYVGHEEGGQLTEKVRQKPYSVILLDEIEKAHPDVFNILLQVLDDGRLTDSKGRTVDFRNTAIIMTSNVGASTLKRNRNLGFTVGTEGEAYNEMKSKVLDELKRSFRPEFLNRIDEIIVFHELNKDHLKKIVGLLADNLKDRLKNQGIEIHLTEAAKEKIAEEGYDPEYGARPLKRALQRKVEDKLSEELLKGAISKGEKVTIDYESNEFVVRK
- a CDS encoding protein arginine kinase; its protein translation is MSLQKFINQAVSNWMQGEGPDSEIVLSSRIRLARNLKDFAFPVISSVDQAQKALTFIKDKLEGEDYGKIGPFEWVNMNELKPVEKRVLVEKHLISPNLAEDAEYGAVLINANESVSIMVNEEDHIRIQCLFPGFQLNEALTLANGIDDWIEEKFDYAFDEKRGYLTSCPTNVGTGLRASVMVHLPALMLTQRMNRIAPAINQFGLVVRGIYGEGSEALGNVFQISNQMTLGKSEEDIVEDLRGVVMQLIQQEKLARKDLLKMSKIQLEDRIFRSYGVLEHSRIIQSKEAAKCLSDVRLGIDLGLIKGVSRSILNELMILTQPGFLQQYFKEVLTPDERDIKRATLIRERLKLEECHGD
- the radA gene encoding DNA repair protein RadA, with product MAKSKSVFFCQECGYESPKWMGKCPGCKSWNSMVEETIKASSGRVERNAQRETSRPIPITKIEKTNERRILTKMSEFNRVLGGGVVEGSLVLVGGDPGIGKSTLLLQASDQLAQTGQKVLYISGEESVRQTKMRAERLGIQSDNLYVLAETDIYEIENRLKDLDPGFLIIDSIQTIYNPEVSSAPGSVSQVRECTGHLMRLAKTRGVATFIVGHVTKDGAIAGPRLLEHMVDAVLYFEGERHHTFRILRAVKNRFGSTNEIGVFEMKEAGLSEVSNPSEIFLQERTAGTAGSTVVAAVEGTRTVLVEIQALVTPTSFGNPRRMATGVDHNRISLLMAVLEKRVGLLLQNHDAYVNVAGGVRLDEPATDLAVALSIASSFRDRSTEATDIVIGEVGLTGEVRRVSRIEQRVTEAVKLGFKRAFIPKQNIGGWTAPSGIEIIGVSTVKEAMEQAMGGSKYGSATAKNYQ
- a CDS encoding CtsR family transcriptional regulator; translated protein: MRNISDIIEEHIKNILKQKAEVELKRSELAEKFQCVPSQINYVLKTRFSIERGYVVESKRGGGGYIRIIKVTKNDDRELINHIEALIDQRLTQNQAHAMILHLLEEGVINNREARLMISAVDRSVIDLSIPVRDQLRAKIVKAMLQSLKFKL
- a CDS encoding UvrB/UvrC motif-containing protein, translating into MECQECHIRPATLHFTRVINGEKQEFHLCEQCAKEKGDLSDMMVGSGAFSIHNLLSGLLNFDQPMSESNSHASKHEELQCEKCGLRYREFTKIGKFGCDECYQAFESKLDPILRKVHSGNTVHLGKIPKRTGKSIGVKRRIAELKDQLKQLIIEEEFEKAASVRDEIRALENRGDV